A part of Vigna radiata var. radiata cultivar VC1973A chromosome 11, Vradiata_ver6, whole genome shotgun sequence genomic DNA contains:
- the LOC106776927 gene encoding protein CDI, whose translation MSLSNGKNEAPVVRSNGVDGEIVNNESKVFKIFVGYDPSEDLAFEVCRHSILKRSSIPVEIIPIKQSDLRKSGLYWRERGQFESTEFSFSRFLTPCLANYQGWAMFVDCDFLYLADIKELRDLIEDKYAIMCVQHDYAPKETTKMDGAVQTVYPRKNWSSMVLYNCGHPKNRVLTPETVNTQTGAFLHRFQWLEDDEIGSIPFVWNFLEGHNKVVENDPLTFPKAIHYTRGGPWFEAWKNCEFADLWVNEMEDYRTQVKKESAN comes from the coding sequence ATGAGTTTGAGCAATGGCAAAAATGAAGCACCGGTAGTCCGAAGTAACGGGGTAGACGGTGAGATTGTGAACAATGAGAGCAAGGTGTTCAAGATCTTCGTTGGGTATGACCCGAGTGAAGATCTTGCCTTTGAGGTATGTCGGCACTCCATCTTGAAAAGGTCTTCAATTCCCGTTGAGATCATACCGATTAAGCAGTCAGATCTGAGAAAGAGTGGATTGTATTGGCGTGAGAGGGGTCAGTTTGAGAGTACCGAGTTTTCCTTTTCTAGATTCTTGACACCTTGCCTTGCCAATTATCAAGGTTGGGCTATGTTTGTGGATTGTGATTTTCTCTACTTGGCTGATATCAAGGAACTGAGAGACTTGATTGAGGACAAGTATGCTATCATGTGTGTTCAGCATGACTATGCTCCAAAGGAGACTACTAAGATGGATGGGGCAGTGCAGACTGTGTACCCAAGAAAGAATTGGTCTTCAATGGTTCTTTATAACTGTGGTCATCCAAAGAACCGTGTTCTCACTCCTGAGACTGTCAACACACAGACTGGTGCTTTTCTTCACAGGTTTCAATGGCTGGAGGATGATGAAATTGGATCCATTCCTTTTGTTTGGAATTTTCTTGAGGGACATAACAAGGTTGTTGAAAACGACCCTCTTACTTTTCCCAAGGCCATTCATTATACTCGTGGAGGGCCATGGTTTGAAGCTTGGAAAAACTGTGAATTTGCTGATCTATGGGTCAATGAAATGGAAGATTACCGCACTCAAGTTAAGAAAGAATCTGCCAATTAG
- the LOC106777525 gene encoding uncharacterized protein LOC106777525, producing MTQNTDMRLESGTCNVCSAPCSSCMHLNHALMGSKAEEFSDENCRIGAAVDQYSMDEDNAYSPRSRACESSQQTVSEASNMQSVNSSQDALSENAKSRQIILNKYQDSKHLEGHDDNTSCISRSSDANLVNVSHQRNEERITMHEERGSCSLVSEKFSECTIENFSSSCTKEREPVVSGEKCTTVKDGLIESTSNVLLKVCPKLEADTDVCEANNEDPKCSVQDGQCEKAAELVKSPAKRETQSEDESDESDVVEHDVKVCDICGDAGREDLLAICSRCSDGAEHTYCMREMLEKVPEGDWLCEECKDAEENENKKPDVEDKKIVEVSSTSQVTCKRLSDNIDVAPAAKRQALESSTGSPKTSSPKRLVPLSRESSFKSLNKSKVKPGLLIPSRNNSGGSDLEIARSPSTGPRGQTSKGMLMKSNSFSNVNSKPRVKLVDEVVPSKPKGVNEHASKNTEMPARTTGKSTLFKSPSLGRTNPTESKVKMLSPKSAAVQDLKGSRHLKESGAIDRKFPSRIDRPAVSSVVSTAKGDQRLTPRAESSKPSTMNNNRELKANQDGKANALSRSMSNINRKSLEPQIISERTSIRIDEAQQDVLPRARETANQIEKSRDSSSDRVRPAVPTSKPPFCQKCKEFGHAMECCSVGTTQESGAEISVTTSSSSKEEMHKGNILKAAIQAALLRRPEIYKKKEVSNQTDEVSTSGTDLNCEVTSNDPVLVSSTLKNSISAEETPEQQEILENSTSDSSKSSSANDFKQLKSCPTDSRSQPGKSASNCLAAGKTVVKDMSDKAVTLSIVPSKTLAFPEYEYIWQGAFEVHRNGKPPDLYTGLQAHLSSCASPKVLGAVNKFLPRVSFNEASRLSMWPSQFDHGGVTEDNIALYFFASDVESYERHYKGLLDRMIRNDLALKGNFEDVELLIFPSNQLPENSQRWNMLFFLWGIFRGRKMNHSDSTKKVCIPSLNVMPAEEKSSTVVLTVPEIHCLAKCKDEETMGRHRSCNALVPSTSTDQHPTTGCRNIDVNDQTHLDLQVNTEKLDGRIESKWLPTTTTLLCQETISTDSSSKASVPEQGPCKESKAPEAMGKSASRSVMETKIDSDISVKEEKTLSVIPSEKGAASNITKDKISEKINSDEDHQRPKEKQKEYRHYSIDLEANIDNEETGDASDLSKEKNSITIIGNEDQKGPMRKQKDNRYIDLEVALEDEETDLVSNIRGDKILEKMDVEEDWRWSKRKRKDDHYIDLEATFQGDPSAEEINCQLPNDKVKHIDLSDTIMQGSAVSCQKMPWSQGNVKLEDTESSGKKLKTGFGGIYGSGGRDSFNDSFTSLGNDLGSCSSVEDKGCEEACDEKIIREDLGTMERTFFPVGKHNISNSLSVLNSLSTKGVGEYDKGFQDVIPNLELALGGKSKALPAPAAPKGMLPFLVGPVDRQNNRPDSLGDGQEDDGVAASLSLSLSFPSPNKEHKKPAELLPDGQRMDNSFFLFGRK from the exons ATGACTCAGAACACTGATATGAGACTTGAATCGGGAACTTGCAATGTGTGCTCGGCTCCTTGTTCATCTTGCATGCATCTTAATCATGCTCTCATGGGGTCAAAGGCTGAAGAGTTTTCTGATGAAAACTGTCGCATAGGAGCGGCTGTTGATCAGTATTCTATGGATGAGGATAATGCATATTCTCCTAGGAGCAGAGCTTGTGAAAGCTCACAACAAACTGTCAGCGAAGCAAGTAATATGCAGAGTGTTAATTCAAGTCAAGATGCTCTGTCTGAAAATGCCAAGAGTAGACAGATCATACTGAATAAGTATCAGGATTCCAAACATTTAGAAGGTCACGATGACAACACTTCTTGTATTAGTAGATCCAGTGATGCTAATTTAGTGAATGTTAGCCATCAAAGGAATGAAGAACGAATAACAATGCATGAGGAGAGGGGTTCATGTTCTCTTGTGTCAGAAAAATTTTCTGAATGCACCATTGAGAATTTTAGTTCTTCATGTACCAAGGAAAGAGAACCTGTTGTTTCTGGTGAGAAATGTACTACGGTTAAGGATGGTCTTATTGAGAGTACTTCCAACGTTTTACTAAAGGTATGCCCAAAGTTAGAGGCAGACACTGACGTCTGTGAAGCTAACAATGAAGATCCTAAATGTTCAGTTCAAGATGGACAGTGTGAGAAAGCTGCAGAGCTGGTTAAATCGCCTGCGAAGCGGGAAACTCAATCTGAAGATGAGAGTGATGAATCAGATGTTGTGGAACATGAT GTAAAGGTGTGCGACATCTGTGGAGATGCTGGTCGGGAGGATCTACTTGCTATATGTAGTAGGTGCAGTGATGGTGCAGAGCACAC CTACTGTATGCGAGAAATGCTTGAGAAAGTTCCTGAAGGGGATTGGTTGTGTGAAGAATGCAAAGACGCagaagagaatgaaaataaaaaaccgG atgttgaagacaaaaaaattgttgaagttAGTTCAACTTCACAAGTTACTTGCAAAAGACTTTCTGATAACATTGACGTAGCTCCAGCAGCAAAAAGACAAGCTCTTGAATCAAGCACAGGATCGCCAAAGACATCAAGCCCCAAGAGATTAGTTCCACTGTCCCGAGAATCTTCATTTAAGAGCTTAAATAAATCTAAAGTGAAGCCTGGTCTTCTGATACCTAGTCGAAACAACTCTGGTGGTAGTGACTTAGAGATTGCTCGCTCTCCTTCCACTGGTCCCAGGGGTCAAACTTCAAAGg GTATGTTAATGAAATCTAATTCATTCAGCAATGTAAATTCCAAGCCAAGAGTCAAACTTGTTGATGAAGTTGTTCCCTCCAAACCAAAAGGGGTTAATGAACATGCTTCAAAGAACACGGAGATGCCTGCTCGAACCACAGGCAAATCAACATTATTCAAATCTCCAAGTTTGGGGAGAACAAATCCAACCGAATCAAAAGTTAAAATGCTTTCACCCAAGTCTGCAGCTGTGCAGGATTTGAAAGGATCTAGGCATTTAAAAGAATCAGGTGCAATTGATAGGAAATTTCCATCTAGGATTGATCGGCCTGCAGTTAGTTCTGTTGTTTCCACTGCTAAGGGTGATCAAAGGCTCACACCTCGTGCTGAATCCAGTAAACCTTCAACAATGAACAACAATCGAGAGTTAAAGGCTAATCAGGAtggaaaagcaaatgcattatcaAGGTCAATGAGCAATATTAACCGGAAAAGTCTGGAGCCTCAAATTATTTCAG agAGAACATCAATCCGTATTGATGAAGCTCAACAGGATGTGCTGCCTCGAGCACGGGAGACAGCTAATCAGATTGAGAAAAGCAGAGATAGTTCTAGTGATCGCGTAAGGCCAGCAGTTCCTACTTCAAAGCCCCCATTCTGTCAAAAATGTAAGGAATTTGGCCATGCTATGGAATGTTGCAGTGTTGGCACTACACAAGAATCTGGTGCTGAAATATCTGTAACTACGTCGAGTAGTTCAAAAGAGGAAATGCATAAAGGCAATATATTGAAAGCTGCAATTCAGGCTGCACTACTGAGAAGGCCTGAAATTTACAAGAAGAAAGAAGTATCTAACCAAACTGATGAGGTTTCTACCTCAGGCACAGATTTAAATTGTGAAGTGACTTCAAATGACCCAGTGTTGGTTTCCAGCACACTGAAGAATAGTATATCTGCTGAAGAAACCCCTGAACAACAGGAAATCCTTGAGAACTCTACCTCAGATTCTTCCAAATCTTCTTCTGCCAATGATTTTAAGCAACTAAAGTCTTGTCCGACTGATTCTCGATCCCAACCAGGAAAGTCAGCTTCTAATTGTCTTGCAGCTGGAAAAACTGTAGTGAAAGACATGTCTGATAAAGCCGTGACATTGTCGATTGTTCCTTCAAAGACGTTGGCCTTTCCTGAATACGAATACATATGGCA GGGTGCCTTTGAAGTGCATAGAAATGGAAAGCCTCCTGATTTATATACTGGACTTCAGGCGCATTTATCTTCTTGTGCTTCTCCTAAGGTTCTTGGAGCAGTGAACAAATTTCTTCCTAGAGTTTCTTTCAATGAAGCTTCTCGCTTGAGCATGTGGCCTTCGCAATTTGATCATGGTGGTGTTACTGAAGATAATATAGCTCTATACTTCTTTGCCAGTGATGTTGAAAG TTACGAGAGACACTACAAAGGTCTTTTGGATCGCATGATTAGAAATGATTTAGCACTTAAGGGAAACTTTGAGGATGTTGAACTGCTGATATTCCCTTCCAATCAGCTTCCTGAAAATTCACAGC GCTGgaatatgttgttttttttatgggGCATATTTAGGGGGAGGAAGATGAATCATTCTGATTCTACAAAAAAGGTTTGTATTCCCAGTTTGAACGTAATGCCAGCCGAGGAGAAATCTTCAACTGTTGTTTTGACTGTGCCTGAGATACATTGTTTGGCCAAGTGCAAGGATGAAGAAACAATGGGTCGGCATAGATCATGCAATGCACTTGTCCCCTCCACATCCACAGACCAACATCCAACTACTGGATGTAGGAATATCGATGTCAATGACCAGACTCATTTGGATCTACAAGTAAATACAGAGAAGCTAGATGGTAGGATTGAATCAAAGTGGCTTCCAACTACCACGACTCTGTTATGTCAAGAGACGATCTCCACTGATTCGTCCTCG AAAGCTAGCGTGCCTGAACAGGGACCATGCAAAGAGTCTAAAGCTCCCGAAGCCATGGGAAAAAGTGCAAGCAGGAGTGTTATGGAAACAAAAATTGATTCTGATATTTCtgtcaaagaagagaaaacgTTGTCTGTGATTCCTTCTGAAAAAGGTGCTGCAAGCAATATTACTAAGGATAAAATTTCTGAGAAAATAAACAGTGATGAAGACCATCAAAGGCCTAAGGAGAAACAAAAAGAGTATCGTCACTACAGTATTGATTTGGAGGCAAATATTGACAATGAAGAAACAGGTGATGCAAGCGATTTGAGTAAGGAGAAAAACTCAATAACAATTATTGGTAATGAAGATCAGAAAGGGCCTATGAGGAAACAGAAAGATAATCGTTATATTGACTTAGAGGTAGCACTTGAAGATGAAGAAACAGATCTTGTAAGCAATATACGCGGggataaaattttagaaaaaatggaTGTTGAGGAAGATTGGCGATGGTCTAAGAGGAAACGAAAAGATGATCACTATATCGACTTGGAGGCAACTTTTCAGGGCGACCCAAGCGCAGAAGAGATAAATTGTCAGCTACCTAATGATAAAGTTAAACATATAGATCTTTCTGACACAATTATGCAGGGTTCTGCTGTCAGTTGTCAGAAAATGCCTTGGAGTCAGGGAAATGTCAAGTTAGAAGACACAGAAAGTTCTGGCAAGAAGCTTAAGACTGGTTTCGGTGGGATCTATGGTTCTGGAGGTAGAGACTCTTTTAATGACAGTTTTACATCTCTTGGAAATGATCTTGGTTCCTGTTCTTCAGTTGAGGACAAAGGATGCGAGGAAGCTTGTGATGAGAAAATTATCAGGGAGGACTTGGGAACGATGGAAAGAACCTTCTTCCCAGTGGGCAAACACAATATTAGCAACTCACTGTCTGTGCTGAATAGCTTGTCAACCAAAGGGGTTGGTGAATATGATAAAGGATTTCAGGATGTGATTCCTAATCTAGAGCTTGCCTTAGGGGGCAAATCGAAAGCACTGCCGGCACCAGCTGCGCCCAAGGGTATGTTGCCTTTCTTAGTCGGGCCAGTAGACAGGCAAAATAACCGCCCAGATAGCTTGGGAGATGGGCAGGAGGATGATGGTGTTGCTGCATCTCTTTCCCTCTCTCTGTCCTTTCCATCTCCAAACAAGGAACACAAAAAACCTGCAGAGCTTTTACCTGATGGCCAGCGTATGGACAACTCGTTTTTCCTTTTTGGGAGAAAATAA
- the LOC106777527 gene encoding uncharacterized protein LOC106777527 — MAASLTPFSISGGSHTKRYSCGFGPKVTVQRKSNLLIKKNNRSSSISAEYRDNGGGGGGDFLAGFLLGGAVFGTVAYIFAPQIRRSLLNEDEYGFRKAKRPIYYDEGLERTKQTLNEKISQLNSAIDNVSSRLRGGNNVPASKIESDPEVEATM, encoded by the exons ATGGCAGCTTCTTTAACACCTTTCTCCATTTCAG GAGGATCTCATACGAAGCGTTACTCATGTGGATTTGGACCTAAGGTCACGGttcaaagaaaatcaaacctTTTGATCAAGAAGAATAACCGCTCTTCATCAATTTCTGCTGAATACCG TGATAAtggaggaggtggaggtggGGATTTTCTTGCTGGCTTTCTTCTGGGTGGTGCAGTATTTGGAACTGTAGCTTATATCTTTGCTCCCCAG ATTAGAAGATCTCTGCTGAATGAAGATGAGTATGGGTTTCGCAAGGCAAAAAGACCAATATATTACGATGAAGGGTTAGAG AGGACCAAGCAGACCTTAAACGAGAAGATAAGCCAACTAAATTCTGCCATTGATAATGTATCTTCCCGTTTGAGAGGTGGCAATAACGTGCCTGCTTCAAAGATAGAAAGTGATCCTGAGGTGGAAGCAACTATGTGA
- the LOC106777526 gene encoding uncharacterized protein LOC106777526: protein MGGGGDATGVMRGPNEEDDAVGKNEDEKWPPWLRPLLQTSFFVQCKVHADSHKTECNMYCLDCNNGALCSVCLASHREHRAIQIRRSSYHDVIRVSEIQKFVDITGVQNYIINSAKIVFLNERPQPRPSKGVTNTCKVCERSLLDSFSFCSLGCKMVGTSKKFRKKKMLAETDGSDGEESINGMSNESVRIKILSFTASTPPPTVVNHRTAKRRKGVPHRSPMGGTLIIKYY from the exons ATG GGGGGTGGAGGAGATGCAACTGGGGTGATGAGAGGTCccaatgaagaagatgatgctGTTGGAAAGAATGAAGATGAAAAGTGGCCACCTTGGCTTAGGCCACTTCTCCAAACAAGTTTCTTTGTTCAATGCAAAGTCCACGCAGATTCCCACAAAACTGAGTGTAACATGTATTGTTTGGACTGTAACAATGGAGCCCTTTGCTCTGTCTGTCTTGCTTCTCACAGAGAACATAGAGCTATTCAG ATAAGGAGATCTTCATACCATGATGTGATAAGGGTGTCAGAGATTCAAAAATTTGTGGACATAACAGGTGTtcaaaattacattataaacaGTGCCAAGATTGTGTTCTTGAATGAAAGGCCTCAGCCTAGGCCTAGCAAAGGAGTCACCAACACCTGCAAAGTATGTGAGCGCAGCCTTCTTGATTCATTCAGCTTCTGTTCTCTTGGTTGTAAG ATGGTTGGAACCTCCAAGAAGTTCcggaagaagaaaatgttagCTGAGACAGATGGGTCTGATGGCGAAGAATCAATCAATGGCATGAGCAATGAAAGTGTAAGAATCAAAATCCTGAGCTTCACAGCATCAACACCACCACCAACGGTGGTAAATCACAGAACTGCTAAGAGGAGAAAGGGTGTCCCACATAGATCTCCAATGGGGGGTACCCTTATCATAAAATACTACTAA